The Candidatus Aegiribacteria sp. genome includes a region encoding these proteins:
- a CDS encoding HAMP domain-containing histidine kinase produces MRKRFIIGVELLTGLAIGAAAAATVVSFLIVFLVDKDIEAESGHMATITAYAISRTIEASDTSNQFDTITAPLVRSGSLEAAVMLDYSGNMIAGSGISSEDIPVPGETKGWYFAGCAETDHIVGVRPCRSSISAIYRSLIIGLAALTAALAVLAFFTPRYLARTVISPLREILFEADRFSSGGGIDPEAAGASFHRLVELLHDRDQQLNDLRKRAEKRADRVEKRSAAMLSVLGSAVFSIDGNGNLSLFNRQSKEMFELSDGDIDKEFPWEKTEAGRKLKPILLSQDKSGNTSSEFQIRDDVVKQDRMYSVVISRSGVNEIAVLVTDVTRISELERKIADQTAMADIGAASAGISHEMGNTLCALSGYVDLLTRGHSDERTQNIISEVKREVESAQGLIISFGSFARSPEPVKANLGRDDVVSICEEACRLNEDRCSVSTSIDEFFINADRKLLSSCIYNIVRNAVEADSSSSVRISINRKGTNLLISVADSGPGLSIDSDEAFRPFRTTKNRSSGNMGLGLSVSRRIIRSMGGELSGENRDESGALFTILIPIQENQGGY; encoded by the coding sequence TTGCGAAAAAGATTCATAATAGGTGTTGAGCTTCTGACAGGGCTGGCAATAGGAGCAGCCGCGGCCGCTACTGTGGTTTCCTTTTTAATAGTATTTCTTGTAGACAAAGACATTGAAGCTGAATCAGGGCATATGGCCACGATAACCGCGTATGCAATAAGCAGAACGATTGAAGCATCAGATACTTCAAATCAATTCGATACTATCACAGCCCCACTCGTACGGAGCGGAAGCCTTGAAGCTGCAGTGATGCTTGATTATTCGGGGAACATGATAGCCGGATCCGGGATATCATCTGAAGATATACCCGTACCAGGAGAGACTAAGGGCTGGTATTTCGCAGGGTGTGCTGAAACTGATCACATTGTTGGAGTCAGGCCATGTCGATCGTCTATTTCAGCTATATACAGGTCACTCATTATCGGCCTTGCTGCTCTTACAGCCGCTCTCGCGGTTCTGGCTTTCTTTACTCCGAGATATCTTGCCAGGACTGTTATTTCTCCTTTGAGAGAGATACTGTTTGAAGCCGATCGTTTCAGCAGCGGCGGCGGAATAGATCCGGAAGCTGCCGGTGCATCCTTTCATCGTCTTGTAGAATTGCTTCACGATCGGGATCAACAATTGAACGATCTAAGAAAGAGGGCTGAGAAAAGAGCCGATAGAGTGGAAAAACGATCTGCTGCCATGCTGTCTGTACTCGGATCAGCAGTATTCTCAATTGACGGAAACGGAAATCTTTCACTATTTAACAGACAGTCGAAGGAGATGTTCGAACTCAGCGATGGCGATATCGATAAAGAGTTCCCATGGGAGAAAACTGAAGCTGGACGCAAGCTCAAACCCATTCTTCTTTCACAGGATAAATCGGGAAATACCTCCTCGGAATTTCAGATAAGAGACGACGTTGTTAAACAGGATAGAATGTACAGTGTAGTTATTTCACGCTCGGGGGTGAACGAGATTGCGGTACTTGTTACCGATGTCACCAGAATCAGTGAACTGGAGAGGAAAATAGCCGATCAGACGGCAATGGCAGATATAGGAGCTGCATCTGCTGGTATATCGCATGAAATGGGAAATACGCTATGTGCACTATCAGGTTACGTTGATTTACTGACCAGGGGGCATTCCGATGAAAGAACACAGAATATCATCTCCGAAGTAAAAAGGGAGGTCGAATCGGCTCAGGGTCTTATCATTTCCTTCGGGAGTTTCGCCAGATCACCGGAGCCGGTTAAAGCTAATCTTGGGAGGGATGATGTGGTTTCAATATGCGAAGAAGCCTGCAGGCTGAACGAAGATAGATGTTCGGTAAGTACTTCTATTGACGAGTTTTTCATAAACGCTGACAGGAAACTCCTTTCATCCTGTATTTACAATATCGTAAGAAACGCCGTTGAGGCTGATTCATCGTCTTCAGTGCGTATCTCAATAAACAGGAAAGGCACAAATCTTTTAATATCGGTTGCAGATTCCGGCCCCGGTTTATCCATTGACAGTGATGAAGCATTCAGGCCTTTCAGGACAACAAAGAACAGAAGCAGTGGCAATATGGGGCTGGGTCTTTCCGTCAGCAGGAGAATAATCAGGTCTATGGGAGGCGAACTGAGCGGTGAGAACAGAGACGAGAGCGGAGCTTTGTTCACCATTCTGATTCCTATTCAGGAAAACCAGGGAGGTTATTGA
- a CDS encoding glycosyltransferase family 4 protein yields the protein MKILHLVHRSWPFHGGAERYVLEHALAGERWGHKSAIYTTDAWDMSWFVSRAGSSILRRDDLYNGVRIKRFPVIHPPFQNILRGTLRRLTGCGTDRYYYPNPFIPSLHRWLSVDREFDFVHANAMPFMLYEGWRYSRRNQTGLVSVPHASVGEKYRRIKPMHYFDGCLKKVINNSSFVVAQSNFERELYTGMGVPDERVHVSGSGIDPGEFSESNRERGLKRLGVSGPVILSLTAHSLDRGTAQIIEACGNLLKKGWNFTLVLAGPVLPDSEEYIDSRENLAEEFGSRLILTDYISMKGRIDLISAADIVLLPSRLDCFGIVLLEAWMTGKPVIGCWSGAMPDIISDGINGFLVSWGDTATLSDRIDILLDNPELGFTMGEKGRKSVLEKWTWDRVTDRFYRRLSQCAATKNSI from the coding sequence ATGAAGATTCTCCACCTTGTTCACAGATCCTGGCCTTTTCATGGAGGTGCTGAGCGGTACGTTCTCGAACATGCCCTTGCAGGGGAAAGGTGGGGACACAAATCCGCTATTTACACTACTGACGCATGGGACATGTCATGGTTCGTTTCCAGAGCGGGATCCAGTATTCTAAGAAGAGATGACCTGTACAACGGTGTCAGGATTAAACGCTTTCCCGTTATACATCCTCCTTTTCAGAATATCCTCCGTGGAACGTTGAGGCGGCTGACCGGATGCGGGACTGACAGATACTACTATCCCAATCCATTCATTCCATCATTGCACCGCTGGCTTTCGGTTGATAGGGAATTCGATTTTGTGCATGCCAACGCGATGCCGTTCATGCTTTACGAAGGTTGGCGCTACAGTCGGAGAAATCAAACAGGACTCGTTTCAGTACCCCATGCGAGTGTTGGCGAGAAATACAGAAGAATAAAGCCAATGCACTATTTCGACGGATGCTTGAAGAAGGTCATTAACAACAGCAGCTTTGTCGTTGCCCAGAGTAATTTTGAGAGGGAGCTTTACACCGGGATGGGCGTTCCGGATGAAAGGGTTCACGTATCAGGCAGCGGAATCGATCCGGGGGAATTTAGTGAGAGCAACCGGGAAAGAGGTCTGAAGAGGCTTGGTGTTTCAGGACCTGTAATCCTGAGCCTTACCGCTCACTCACTAGATAGAGGAACCGCACAGATAATTGAAGCATGCGGGAATCTACTGAAAAAAGGATGGAATTTTACACTTGTTCTTGCGGGGCCGGTTCTTCCCGATTCGGAGGAATACATCGATTCGCGGGAGAATCTTGCTGAGGAGTTCGGAAGCAGGCTTATCTTAACTGATTATATAAGTATGAAGGGGAGAATTGATCTCATCTCCGCAGCGGACATAGTACTTCTTCCATCAAGACTTGATTGTTTTGGAATCGTATTGCTGGAAGCATGGATGACAGGGAAACCGGTTATAGGATGCTGGTCAGGAGCAATGCCGGACATAATTAGTGATGGCATTAACGGATTCCTAGTTTCATGGGGTGATACTGCCACTCTTTCAGATAGAATCGATATACTGCTTGATAATCCGGAACTCGGTTTTACAATGGGTGAGAAGGGCAGGAAGAGCGTACTTGAAAAATGGACCTGGGATAGAGTTACAGACAGGTTTTACAGACGGCTGTCACAATGCGCTGCTACGAAAAACAGTATATAA
- a CDS encoding glycosyltransferase family 4 protein, protein MYFDLSVVPHALGGVSRYLLSVVKAISEVASEFEIDFIPIDVPAAHPGVPGPEVDCQILKTPFYLRIPFLRRIPIREKWEERSRSSRLYTYSGENAVYHHSGVQPEYPHGCKSVITMYDLSALENPQWHTEETVDFAKKEARLIKAGSSVMAISNWTGQRVRDYFGLPQDRIFCAGGAADEKFSPGPSSKEILNELNLQQGNYLLHVSSFVPRKNIPFLLDVYGKSREKGVEIPLILVGAGGWGDVEVKQGPGVRMMKNVSDTAIVELYRGARALLCPSRFEGLGLPVLEALGCGTPVISSNATALPDTVGNNGILLEPNDHEGWIREITMLEEPARVEELRRMSSSARRKNWQDIARGICEFYRRISVQ, encoded by the coding sequence GTGTATTTTGATCTCAGTGTTGTTCCACATGCGCTGGGTGGTGTGTCAAGATACCTTCTTTCCGTAGTAAAGGCCATTTCAGAAGTCGCATCCGAGTTTGAGATCGATTTTATTCCGATTGATGTTCCCGCAGCGCATCCGGGGGTCCCCGGGCCAGAGGTTGATTGCCAGATACTGAAAACTCCTTTCTACCTGAGAATACCCTTCTTACGGAGGATTCCCATCCGTGAAAAATGGGAAGAGAGATCCAGGAGTTCAAGATTGTACACATATTCAGGCGAAAACGCCGTATATCACCACAGTGGTGTTCAGCCCGAATATCCTCACGGTTGCAAATCTGTTATAACAATGTATGATCTTTCCGCGCTCGAAAATCCCCAATGGCATACTGAGGAAACCGTTGACTTCGCTAAAAAGGAAGCCCGGCTGATAAAGGCTGGCTCTTCAGTTATGGCAATATCAAACTGGACAGGACAGAGAGTAAGGGATTATTTCGGGTTACCGCAGGATAGGATTTTCTGCGCCGGAGGCGCCGCGGATGAGAAATTCTCTCCGGGGCCGTCTTCAAAAGAGATACTGAATGAACTTAATCTACAGCAGGGAAACTATTTACTTCATGTGAGCAGCTTCGTTCCACGAAAAAACATTCCCTTTCTCCTTGATGTATACGGAAAATCCAGGGAAAAGGGTGTTGAAATACCCCTCATTCTGGTTGGAGCCGGAGGATGGGGAGATGTGGAAGTTAAACAGGGGCCGGGTGTTCGAATGATGAAGAACGTTTCGGACACTGCTATAGTGGAATTGTATCGTGGAGCAAGGGCACTGCTTTGCCCCAGCAGGTTCGAGGGACTCGGGTTACCTGTACTTGAAGCATTAGGCTGCGGCACGCCGGTTATTTCAAGCAACGCTACCGCTCTTCCGGATACCGTGGGAAATAACGGAATTCTCCTCGAACCCAACGATCATGAAGGCTGGATAAGGGAAATAACAATGCTTGAGGAGCCTGCCAGAGTGGAAGAACTCCGTAGAATGTCCTCTTCAGCCAGAAGGAAGAACTGGCAGGATATAGCAAGGGGCATATGCGAGTTTTATAGAAGGATATCGGTACAATGA
- a CDS encoding glycosyltransferase family 4 protein, whose protein sequence is MSEGKAEALLVTPLPPMQTGLATYALRVIRSTGSLVEWTVAYPKGSDPETLPGYVKSMPIENIRKYDLPDSRIFQIGNSPHCFPIVQALYKFGGTALFHEIVMHHMLRHCYLENNMMEDYRRELIFCYGPAAETVEKDLSNRKLTVTEFDRKLKLYPLIGRILHSSNSAVCLNSYSAAKLKDSFPEGRVISIGHPLSELTEKKIPLKPYRICFGMIGTNHPGRNLDRLIEAIELLRNDFPDSGMVLIGGGYPEGLPEWITRTGRLDEKEYQGWIRTLDYVFDVRHPTCGETSGSLLEAMRAGIPSIVTATGSFNNIPSDAVIRVPPDSIVQCIRSAVLLLEERPDLRKKLSRRAVSYAEDTGSDERLVRDWKRVLRLAENLPKVSSTDWNSASLSPALHETPEGFTRDLCTVPVTWKFSGGAMLEGPEDAHGALITIWGDGSVGSIELDSEPSVVRIDDRVLRFSGNGWISNVLWK, encoded by the coding sequence ATGTCTGAAGGAAAAGCTGAAGCGCTTCTTGTAACTCCACTTCCTCCTATGCAAACCGGTTTGGCAACGTATGCTTTGAGAGTAATAAGAAGTACAGGAAGTTTAGTGGAATGGACCGTAGCTTACCCAAAAGGAAGTGATCCGGAAACGCTGCCCGGTTATGTAAAAAGCATGCCCATTGAAAACATTAGGAAGTACGATTTGCCAGATTCAAGGATATTCCAGATTGGCAATTCCCCCCATTGCTTCCCGATTGTCCAGGCATTGTACAAATTCGGGGGAACTGCGCTATTCCACGAAATAGTCATGCATCATATGTTGAGACACTGCTACCTCGAGAATAACATGATGGAGGATTACAGAAGGGAGCTGATATTCTGCTATGGGCCCGCTGCTGAAACTGTGGAAAAAGATCTTTCAAATAGAAAATTAACTGTTACTGAATTTGATAGAAAACTGAAGTTGTACCCCCTTATCGGCAGGATCCTCCACTCATCAAATTCGGCCGTATGCCTGAATTCCTATTCGGCTGCGAAACTGAAGGATTCTTTTCCCGAAGGAAGGGTTATTTCTATAGGCCATCCACTCAGTGAACTGACCGAGAAGAAAATCCCTCTTAAACCGTACCGTATCTGTTTTGGAATGATAGGAACAAACCATCCCGGAAGAAATCTTGACAGACTGATTGAAGCAATTGAGCTTTTGAGAAATGATTTCCCTGACTCAGGGATGGTTCTGATAGGCGGCGGTTATCCTGAAGGGCTGCCAGAATGGATAACCAGAACAGGCAGACTTGATGAGAAGGAATATCAGGGCTGGATAAGAACACTTGACTATGTGTTCGATGTAAGGCATCCCACGTGCGGTGAAACCTCCGGCAGTCTTCTTGAAGCAATGAGGGCAGGGATACCATCAATAGTAACAGCAACAGGTTCGTTCAATAACATCCCATCAGATGCGGTGATAAGGGTCCCACCTGATAGTATTGTTCAGTGTATCAGATCGGCAGTTCTCTTACTTGAAGAAAGGCCTGATCTCAGGAAGAAACTATCAAGAAGAGCAGTATCCTACGCCGAGGATACGGGTTCCGATGAAAGACTTGTAAGAGACTGGAAAAGAGTGCTTCGGCTTGCTGAGAACCTTCCGAAAGTTAGTTCTACCGATTGGAACAGTGCTTCACTTTCACCCGCATTACATGAAACTCCGGAAGGCTTCACGAGGGATCTATGCACAGTACCGGTAACATGGAAGTTTTCAGGAGGTGCGATGCTTGAAGGTCCTGAAGATGCTCATGGAGCTCTTATCACGATATGGGGAGATGGTTCCGTCGGAAGCATCGAACTTGATAGTGAGCCATCGGTTGTAAGAATCGATGACAGAGTATTGCGTTTCAGCGGTAATGGATGGATTTCAAATGTACTCTGGAAATGA
- a CDS encoding glycosyltransferase family 2 protein: MKYMVETAIDVLSRLAVEWEIIVVDDGSSDRTPEIAKELSEEYEGVKLVRHKENKGIGSAVNTGISNSCKTWVFYTDCDGQFNLDELEMLWQIRDSADVISGFRRKRQDPLMRLMYSFAYNTIAYIIFAGGFKDVDSSFKLFRRSIFEDISIRSSSSVADLELLILPQKRGYRIRQLPVSHYPRRAGIVSCESYRKGVFAWVRIAPIIEMFVQLLQLRLRLWRGDV; encoded by the coding sequence GTGAAGTACATGGTGGAAACGGCTATCGATGTTCTATCACGTCTTGCAGTTGAATGGGAGATAATAGTGGTAGACGACGGGTCTTCCGACAGAACACCGGAGATAGCAAAAGAGCTTTCGGAAGAATACGAGGGTGTAAAACTCGTCAGGCACAAAGAAAACAAAGGGATTGGAAGCGCGGTAAATACGGGTATATCCAATTCATGCAAAACCTGGGTATTTTACACTGACTGCGATGGGCAATTCAACCTTGATGAGCTTGAAATGCTCTGGCAAATCAGAGATAGCGCTGATGTGATTTCCGGTTTCAGGCGAAAAAGACAGGATCCTCTGATGAGGCTCATGTATTCCTTTGCTTACAATACTATAGCCTACATCATTTTCGCAGGGGGATTCAAAGATGTGGACTCGTCCTTCAAGCTTTTCAGGCGAAGTATTTTCGAAGACATAAGCATCAGGTCATCCTCGAGTGTGGCAGACCTCGAGCTTCTCATTCTACCCCAAAAGCGCGGCTACAGGATTCGGCAGTTACCTGTCTCCCACTACCCGAGAAGAGCGGGCATCGTTTCCTGCGAGAGTTACAGAAAGGGAGTTTTCGCATGGGTCAGAATAGCTCCTATCATTGAGATGTTCGTTCAGCTTCTGCAACTGCGATTGAGGCTATGGAGGGGAGATGTCTGA
- the mutS gene encoding DNA mismatch repair protein MutS, with product MKTPMMRQFLEIKDKHRNEILLYRMGDFYETFYEDAKTVSKVLGITLTARGKSRETGEKIPLAGFPYHALDSYLSKLIKAGYRVAICEQTEDPAKARGLVKRDVIEVITPGTLVSGSALDERRTILLCSAVIRKSRGGLAFCDLSTGEIEVTEMNGNLLTAEIARKAPSEILLPENAGIEPPAGCELTELEPWKFDTDTAESSVELILDISAVEGLGMETESPSISALGALLSYIMDTKRMDVSHLYFSGMYLREDSLIVDRGSSRSLSITEAPPGEESGILSDMTDETKTPAGSREWRKWLSSPSRDRDEIVKRYDAVQWLIEDEEAGLKIHDILDCTADLQRQAGKLGTLRSSPRDLRAVADTIARLPEISRILEKSESLILAEMASTDLLEETGRLIDSTLSEIPPAKLSDGGVVRKGISDELDEYRLIHAGGHDWIKSRRDEEREKTGIPNLSIGNNRVFGYYIEVSKSHLDKVPEHYIRKQTLVNAERFITPDLKEVESKIFRAGEEIEKLEQEIFYDLREKVARNIEGIRNAGKMLARLDVFVSLGKIAMKRSYVRPELSDIPGVSIKNGRHPVLEQILPQGECVPNTIELNMGRRILLVTGPNMAGKSTYLRQTALLVILAQAGSFVPAESMVFSPIDRIFTRIGSTDRITRGQSTFLVEMAEAAALLNSSTPDSLAILDEVGRGTSTYDGLSLAWAMVEYLHNSEKHRPMVLFATHYHELTALASLLPAVMNVNVKVRDTGGKVVFLYSIEEGSTDESYGIHVASMAGVPSKVVRRARKVLSDLEAGKHLKPGGEDDNQLELCLAEPENEENNPVLEHLKTIDPDSLTPRAALQILYDLRDKLE from the coding sequence ATGAAAACCCCCATGATGCGTCAGTTTCTGGAGATAAAGGATAAGCACAGGAATGAGATACTCCTTTACAGGATGGGGGATTTTTATGAGACGTTTTACGAGGATGCGAAAACCGTCTCAAAAGTTCTTGGAATAACGCTTACGGCAAGAGGCAAAAGCAGGGAGACGGGCGAGAAGATACCGCTTGCCGGGTTTCCATACCATGCGCTGGACAGCTATCTCTCAAAGCTGATAAAAGCGGGTTACAGAGTGGCCATATGCGAGCAGACGGAAGATCCCGCAAAGGCCAGGGGGCTGGTGAAACGAGACGTGATAGAAGTAATAACCCCCGGAACGCTTGTCAGCGGTTCGGCTCTTGATGAGCGCAGGACTATCCTTCTTTGTTCCGCTGTAATCAGGAAAAGCAGGGGAGGGCTGGCATTCTGTGATCTTTCAACGGGTGAAATAGAAGTTACCGAGATGAATGGGAACCTTCTCACCGCGGAAATCGCGAGAAAAGCGCCATCGGAGATCCTTCTGCCCGAAAACGCGGGAATTGAACCACCGGCCGGTTGTGAACTCACAGAACTTGAACCCTGGAAGTTCGATACGGACACCGCTGAATCCAGTGTTGAGTTGATTCTTGATATTTCAGCTGTTGAAGGTCTCGGAATGGAAACTGAAAGTCCGTCTATATCAGCACTTGGCGCCCTTCTGAGTTACATAATGGATACCAAGAGAATGGATGTTTCGCATCTTTACTTCAGCGGAATGTATCTGCGTGAGGACAGCCTGATTGTAGACAGGGGCAGCTCCCGTTCACTGAGTATTACGGAAGCACCCCCTGGTGAGGAATCCGGCATTCTGTCAGATATGACCGATGAAACAAAAACCCCGGCGGGATCCAGAGAATGGCGAAAATGGCTTTCCTCCCCATCGAGGGACAGAGACGAAATTGTAAAAAGGTACGATGCTGTGCAATGGCTGATAGAAGATGAAGAAGCTGGCCTAAAAATTCACGATATCCTTGACTGTACCGCGGATCTGCAGCGACAGGCAGGAAAACTCGGTACGCTTCGTTCATCTCCCCGGGACCTGAGGGCAGTTGCGGATACGATAGCCAGGCTGCCTGAGATTTCCCGCATTCTTGAAAAATCAGAATCACTGATACTTGCGGAAATGGCGTCAACAGACCTTCTTGAGGAAACTGGAAGACTCATAGATTCCACTCTGTCGGAGATTCCGCCAGCTAAACTGTCCGATGGCGGTGTTGTAAGGAAAGGGATATCGGATGAGCTTGATGAATATCGCCTCATTCACGCGGGAGGTCATGACTGGATAAAATCCAGAAGGGACGAGGAGAGGGAAAAAACAGGTATTCCTAACCTGTCTATAGGAAACAACAGGGTTTTCGGTTACTACATTGAGGTTTCAAAGAGTCATCTGGACAAAGTTCCAGAGCATTATATTAGGAAGCAGACCCTTGTAAACGCTGAACGTTTCATAACCCCGGATCTCAAAGAAGTTGAATCGAAGATTTTCAGAGCCGGTGAAGAAATTGAGAAACTTGAACAGGAGATCTTCTACGATCTCAGGGAAAAAGTCGCAAGGAATATCGAAGGTATAAGGAATGCGGGTAAAATGCTCGCAAGGCTTGATGTATTTGTGTCACTTGGTAAAATTGCGATGAAACGAAGTTACGTAAGACCGGAATTGTCAGATATTCCCGGTGTTTCCATAAAAAATGGCAGGCATCCGGTACTTGAGCAGATACTTCCACAGGGCGAATGTGTTCCAAACACTATCGAACTTAACATGGGCAGACGCATTCTCTTAGTAACAGGTCCCAATATGGCGGGCAAGTCCACTTATCTCCGTCAGACTGCCCTTCTCGTTATCCTGGCGCAGGCAGGATCATTCGTTCCTGCTGAATCAATGGTTTTCTCACCCATTGATAGGATATTCACGCGGATAGGCTCCACAGACCGCATTACAAGGGGGCAGTCAACATTCCTTGTTGAGATGGCGGAAGCCGCCGCTCTTCTTAATTCAAGCACACCCGATAGTCTTGCAATACTTGATGAAGTGGGCAGGGGCACGAGTACATACGATGGGTTATCACTTGCCTGGGCGATGGTCGAATATCTTCATAACAGTGAAAAACACAGGCCTATGGTGCTTTTTGCCACTCATTATCACGAACTTACAGCTCTTGCCAGCCTGCTTCCTGCTGTTATGAATGTGAATGTTAAGGTCAGGGATACCGGAGGAAAAGTGGTGTTCCTTTACAGCATAGAAGAGGGAAGTACCGATGAATCCTACGGAATACACGTTGCTTCCATGGCTGGTGTGCCTTCGAAGGTAGTAAGAAGGGCAAGGAAAGTGCTTTCGGATCTTGAAGCCGGAAAACACCTTAAGCCGGGCGGTGAAGATGATAATCAGCTTGAACTGTGTCTGGCGGAACCTGAAAACGAAGAGAATAATCCTGTTCTCGAACACTTGAAAACGATAGATCCGGATTCATTGACCCCGAGAGCTGCGCTGCAAATTCTGTACGACCTTCGTGATAAGCTTGAGTAG
- a CDS encoding glycosyltransferase family 9 protein, which yields MNRTAVIRLHSLGDVVLAQPVASELSKSGEVFFVTSEEYEPVVVRMPGNIHPVLVESNTGPAGLRKLLRKTASDSVVDLQNNFASRAATMGMPLRGRFHMNRKMRKRVMDHTAESMPLRTCDFMAAAGFAQDADPILKKSGQSVSEGLRVGIITGGRWHLKSIPVEVISETSRILVDINGAEIMLIGGRDDREVILKTAESTGRDIIQFYAGEEGVQGLIESIENLDVLISPDSGPAHLASALGIPVLVVFTSTSPALGFWKNDRKGNFMVSDLSCRPCHRHGGNSCPIGTETCRKGILPFDLALNAMELLET from the coding sequence GTGAATAGAACAGCGGTTATTCGTCTTCATTCACTTGGTGATGTTGTTCTGGCTCAGCCTGTTGCTTCGGAACTTTCAAAGAGCGGTGAAGTCTTCTTCGTTACTTCGGAAGAATATGAACCTGTGGTGGTTCGTATGCCTGGTAATATCCATCCTGTTCTCGTTGAATCGAATACAGGTCCTGCCGGACTCAGGAAACTGCTTCGGAAAACAGCTTCGGATTCCGTGGTAGATCTTCAGAATAATTTCGCTTCAAGAGCAGCAACCATGGGGATGCCTCTCAGAGGCAGATTCCACATGAACAGAAAGATGAGAAAGAGGGTAATGGATCACACGGCTGAATCCATGCCCCTTAGAACCTGCGATTTCATGGCAGCCGCCGGTTTCGCGCAGGATGCCGATCCCATTTTGAAGAAAAGCGGTCAATCGGTTTCCGAAGGGCTGAGAGTTGGAATAATCACGGGGGGCCGCTGGCATCTGAAGTCCATTCCCGTTGAGGTCATTTCAGAAACTTCAAGAATACTCGTGGATATTAACGGTGCTGAGATTATGCTTATTGGCGGCAGGGATGACAGGGAAGTGATACTGAAAACCGCTGAATCAACAGGAAGGGACATAATCCAGTTTTACGCTGGCGAGGAAGGCGTGCAGGGACTGATAGAATCGATAGAGAACCTGGACGTCCTGATCTCACCTGATTCAGGACCCGCTCACCTGGCTTCAGCGCTGGGCATTCCTGTTCTTGTTGTCTTTACATCCACATCTCCCGCGCTTGGTTTCTGGAAAAATGATCGGAAGGGAAATTTTATGGTCAGTGACCTCAGCTGCAGGCCATGCCACAGGCATGGAGGCAACTCCTGCCCTATAGGGACTGAGACCTGCAGAAAGGGAATTCTTCCATTTGATCTCGCTTTAAACGCGATGGAACTGCTTGAGACATGA